From a single Miscanthus floridulus cultivar M001 chromosome 8, ASM1932011v1, whole genome shotgun sequence genomic region:
- the LOC136471138 gene encoding uncharacterized protein isoform X2: MGSPQPTRRRWPAVQHRCRRQDAPTRPPALSHRRPPPLLVIYSTTATSIASCNVSVKDLTVFVIDLLWGFVVDNLTAFLHMSDEDMDQDLRDWEETYGGSDENFKDDSDAEKDGATTGADGDAEKDGAATGADGDAEKEKEVIDVEAEEEKKRKPMASRSSMWDHFTKIYDKGQVSWRSVDWF, from the exons ATGGGCAGCCCCCAGCCAACTAGGCGCAGGTGGCCAGCAGTCCAGCACCGGTGCAGGAGGCAGGACGCACCCACCCGGCCGCCGGCCCTAAGCCATCGTCGCCCACCGCCACTTCTTGTGATCTACTCCACAACAGCTACATCAATTGCATCCTGCAATGTAAGTGTTAAAGATCTGACTGTATTTGTGATTGATTTGTTGTGGggatttgtagttgataacttgacTGCATTTCTTCATATGTCTGACGAGGACATGGACCAAGACTTAAGGGATTGGGAAGAGACCTATGGTGGGAGTGATGAGAATTTCAAGGATGATAGTGATGCAGAGAAGGATGGTGCTACTACTGGGGCTGATGGTGATGCAGAGAAGGATGGTGCTGCTACTGGGGCTGATGGTGAtgcagagaaggagaaggaggtcatTGATGTAGAAGCTGAggaggaaaagaagagaaagcCGATGGCATCCAGATCTAGCATGTGGGATCACTTCACCAAAATCTACGATAAAG GTCAAGTATCTTGGAGGAGTGTGGACTGGTTCTGA
- the LOC136471138 gene encoding rRNA biogenesis protein rrp36-like isoform X1 has translation MGSPQPTRRRWPAVQHRCRRQDAPTRPPALSHRRPPPLLVIYSTTATSIASCNVSVKDLTVFVIDLLWGFVVDNLTAFLHMSDEDMDQDLRDWEETYGGSDENFKDDSDAEKDGATTGADGDAEKDGAATGADGDAEKEKEVIDVEAEEEKKRKPMASRSSMWDHFTKIYDKEFIQEFKDKAIVDAHAAKSQIQGSKKKMVTSTNISSSQPSKSSNPSKSSKESKNKK, from the exons ATGGGCAGCCCCCAGCCAACTAGGCGCAGGTGGCCAGCAGTCCAGCACCGGTGCAGGAGGCAGGACGCACCCACCCGGCCGCCGGCCCTAAGCCATCGTCGCCCACCGCCACTTCTTGTGATCTACTCCACAACAGCTACATCAATTGCATCCTGCAATGTAAGTGTTAAAGATCTGACTGTATTTGTGATTGATTTGTTGTGGggatttgtagttgataacttgacTGCATTTCTTCATATGTCTGACGAGGACATGGACCAAGACTTAAGGGATTGGGAAGAGACCTATGGTGGGAGTGATGAGAATTTCAAGGATGATAGTGATGCAGAGAAGGATGGTGCTACTACTGGGGCTGATGGTGATGCAGAGAAGGATGGTGCTGCTACTGGGGCTGATGGTGAtgcagagaaggagaaggaggtcatTGATGTAGAAGCTGAggaggaaaagaagagaaagcCGATGGCATCCAGATCTAGCATGTGGGATCACTTCACCAAAATCTACGATAAAG aatttATTCAAGAATTCAAGGACAAAGCCATTGTTGATGCCCATGCTGCCAAGTCACAAATCCAAGGCAGCAaaaagaagatggttacatccaCCAACATCAGCTCATCACAGCCAAGCAAGTCCTCCAATCCAAGCAAATCCTCAAAggaaagcaagaacaagaaatag
- the LOC136468581 gene encoding uncharacterized protein, translating to MLAPQPWGLTSSAADRVVADPGLGGGVEGRGETGVPDPAGTPTKLLLMAVAVAAAASGGGVDGGAGGRGGGAGAPEPVDPAWAGSTPVVAAAVGPGIMIGVDGATAEPDLDGSGCVEGRGGAEAPDPAGTALGPLPAVAAAASDASFRADGHGSRGGARVPDPATSVVGRVGEVEGEGEGEGRAGGAGAWEAVRSGLSKGSVVFSAV from the coding sequence ATGCTGGCGCCACAGCCGTGGGGCCTGACGTCATCGGCAGCGGACAGGGTGGTGGCGGACCCTGGCCTCGGTGGTGGCGTGGAGGGCCGTGGAGAGACTGGAGTGCCGGATCCCGCGGGGACACCCACCAAGCTGCTGCTGATGGCAGTGGCGGTCGCGGCGGCTGCTTCCGGCGGCGGTGTCGACGGTGGCGCAGGTGGCCGCGGAGGGGGCGCTGGAGCACCGGAGCCCGTGGATCCCGCATGGGCGGGCTCGACGCCGGTGGTGGCTGCTGCAGTGGGGCCCGGCATCATGATCGGCGTGGACGGAGCGACGGCGGAGCCCGACCTCGATGGCAGCGGTTGCGTGGAGGGCCGCGGAGGGGCCGAAGCGCCGGATCCAGCGGGGACGGCCTTGGGTCCGCTGCcggcggtggcagcggcagctTCCGACGCCAGCTTCCGCGCGGACGGCCACGGATCCCGCGGAGGCGCCAGAGTGCCAGATCCTGCGACATCTGTGGTGGGGAGGGTAGGGGaggtggagggggagggggagggggaggggagggcggggggCGCCGGCGCCTGGGAGGCCGTCAGGTCGGGGCTCTCGAAGGGTTCAGTGGTTTTTAGTGCTGTCTAA